The following proteins come from a genomic window of Amaranthus tricolor cultivar Red isolate AtriRed21 chromosome 14, ASM2621246v1, whole genome shotgun sequence:
- the LOC130799458 gene encoding uncharacterized protein LOC130799458, whose protein sequence is MFLKYKQMGISQCSKRFILFGNLLLLLLLLVNSSDLNFQENGDLKLKKGLITDANSTKNSNDHKGGTRIDPDSVENTQVKKEDNTQNLNEIVKKDLGKSNITESLQSKGHNHKIDDGSKNVELKDKDGKYGNKETLEKRVISKNEPRMDGNDKSEGYDSKSKPRKDESVELDDSLMVVEKKLQDDECDPSNMCEDKKKNMTACLRVPGNDSPDLSLLIQNKGSSPVTVTITAPKFVLLEETKIHLQQKEDKKVRVSVAYEATDSLILLTTDDSRCTLDFKELMPRDSRLETRYAFKLRFLSNLTKTHIVIFLTLSAFVIFGSAWMCSSLWKKHYQGIRYQTIDTELPVSGVSKTVLESKDGWDDSWDDHWDDEEAPKTPVLPATPNLSSRGLASRRLNKDGWKD, encoded by the exons ATGTTTTTGAAGTATAAGCAGATGGGTATTTCTCAATGTTCGAAAAGATTCATTCTTTTTGGTAATCTTTTgctgcttcttcttcttcttgtgaATTCTTCTGATCTCAATTTTCAG gAAAACGGTGATTTGAAGCTTAAAAAGGGTTTGATAACTGATGCAAATAGTACTAAAAATTCAAATGATCATAAGGGTGGGACCAGAATTGATCCTGATTCAGTAGAAAACACCCAAGTAAAGAAGGAAGATAATACTCAAAATTTAAATGAGATTGTTAAGAAAGATCTTGGTAAGAGCAATATTACAGAATCATTACAATCTAAAGGTCACAATCACAAAATTGATGATGGTAGTAAAAATGTGGAGTTGAAAGACAAAGATGGAAAATATGGCAACAAAGAAACATTAGAAAAAAGGGTTATTTCTAAAAATGAGCCTAGAATGGATGGAAATGATAAATCAGAAGGGTATGATTCTAAAAGTAAGCCTAGAAAGGATGAAAGTGTTGAATTAGATGACTCATTGATGGTTGTGGAGAAGAAGTTGCAAGATGATGAATGTGATCCATCTAACATGTGTGAGGATAAGAAGAAGAATATGACTGCTTGTTTGAGAGTTCCAGGCAATG ATTCTCCCGATCTTTCACTTCTGATTCAGAATAAAGGATCAAGCCCTGTGACTGTTACAATTACCGCTCCTAAGTTTGTTCTATTAGAGGAAACAAAAATTCACCTTCaacaaaaagaagataaaaag GTTCGAGTTTCTGTGGCCTACGAGGCAACAGATAGCTTGATTTTGTTGACAACAGATGACAGTCGGTGTACTCTCGACTTCAAGGAGTTGATGCCTCGTGATTCTAGATTAGAGACCCGTTATGCTTTCAAGCTCCGATTTTTAAGCAACTTGACTAAAACTCACATAGTGATATTTTTAACTCTGTCTGCATTTGTGATATTTGGATCTGCATGGATGTGCTCTAGCTTGTGGAAGAAGCACTATCAAGGGATTAGGTATCAAACCATCGACACTGAGCTACCCGTTTCTGGTGTATCGAAGACGGTATTAGAATCAAAAGATGGTTGGGACGATAGCTGGGACGACCACTGGGATGACGAGGAGGCTCCCAAGACTCCGGTTTTGCCTGCTACGCCAAATCTTTCTTCAAGGGGGCTTGCTTCTCGACGTCTTAACAAAGATGGTTGGAAAGATTAA